Proteins found in one Candidatus Margulisiibacteriota bacterium genomic segment:
- the metG gene encoding methionine--tRNA ligase subunit beta, producing MDNITFDDFKKLDLRVAEIKEVEEVPGADKLWKLKIDCGEEREIVAGIKLHYTKEELIGKKIAFLANLEPKTIRGVTSHGMLMAASNEDRSIITILSPLKELPNGSRIS from the coding sequence ATGGATAATATTACCTTTGACGATTTTAAGAAACTCGACCTGCGGGTCGCCGAGATCAAAGAGGTGGAGGAAGTCCCTGGGGCCGATAAACTTTGGAAACTGAAGATCGATTGCGGCGAAGAACGGGAAATTGTCGCCGGGATAAAGCTCCACTACACCAAGGAAGAGTTGATCGGCAAAAAGATCGCTTTCCTAGCCAACCTGGAACCGAAAACGATCCGGGGCGTAACTTCGCACGGGATGCTGATGGCCGCCTCGAACGAGGATCGAAGTATCATTACTATTCTTTCGCCGCTGAAGGAGCTCCCCAACGGGTCGCGGATCTCCTAG
- a CDS encoding SIMPL domain-containing protein (The SIMPL domain is named for its presence in mouse protein SIMPL (signalling molecule that associates with mouse pelle-like kinase). Bacterial member BP26, from Brucella, was shown to assemble into a channel-like structure, while YggE from E. coli has been associated with resistance to oxidative stress.), which yields MKKPLFIILALLCLALTVAAKERTIVVNGNGSVRVEPDSANVQLGVEYTGKTAQSAQSENAKIMKLVMEAVEKAGIKKNKIMTSNFNIWPEQKYEQNQPPKTIGYRCSNQVNISIEELALISKVIDAGIAAGANNVAGLQFARKEDQEFKKLALSKAVQDAASKAQAIATASSLKIKGIETIVESGSVVTQPFGNQMKTMAALNDGGSETPVSPGLIDIRGSVSITYLVE from the coding sequence ATGAAAAAACCGCTCTTCATTATATTAGCCCTGCTCTGCCTGGCCCTAACCGTCGCCGCCAAAGAACGCACGATCGTCGTCAATGGTAACGGGAGCGTCCGGGTGGAACCTGATTCGGCCAACGTCCAGCTTGGAGTTGAATATACCGGTAAAACCGCCCAAAGCGCCCAAAGCGAGAACGCCAAGATCATGAAACTGGTCATGGAGGCGGTCGAAAAGGCCGGGATCAAAAAGAATAAGATCATGACCTCAAACTTCAACATCTGGCCGGAGCAAAAATACGAACAGAACCAACCCCCCAAAACGATCGGCTACCGCTGCAGTAACCAGGTCAATATTTCGATCGAAGAGCTTGCTCTGATCTCCAAAGTGATCGACGCCGGGATCGCCGCCGGGGCCAATAACGTCGCCGGCCTGCAGTTCGCCCGCAAAGAGGACCAGGAATTCAAGAAGTTAGCCCTATCGAAGGCGGTCCAGGACGCGGCCAGTAAAGCCCAGGCGATCGCCACCGCTTCAAGCTTAAAGATTAAGGGGATCGAGACGATCGTCGAGAGTGGTTCGGTCGTGACCCAGCCGTTCGGCAACCAGATGAAAACAATGGCCGCGCTTAATGACGGCGGGAGCGAGACCCCGGTCTCACCAGGTTTGATCGACATCAGGGGTTCGGTCTCAATTACTTATCTGGTCGAATAG
- the rfbC gene encoding dTDP-4-dehydrorhamnose 3,5-epimerase gives MSNFKFNKTPLAGVVIIETKSFADDRGFFMESYHAQAFAENGLIVRFVQDNHSRSKKGVIRGLHYQLPPHPQGKLVSVMKGKIFDVAVDLRKSSETFGQWHGEILDPTKQLYIPEGFAHGFLALEDETDVVYKCTDFYDPACEKAIVWNDPGLKIKWPLEGLTPGISAKDASSPAFKSAPTFN, from the coding sequence ATGAGCAATTTTAAGTTCAATAAAACCCCATTGGCCGGCGTTGTCATCATCGAGACCAAATCTTTTGCCGACGACCGGGGATTCTTTATGGAAAGCTATCACGCCCAGGCTTTTGCCGAAAACGGCCTGATCGTTCGTTTTGTCCAGGACAATCACAGCCGCTCGAAAAAAGGAGTGATTCGCGGCCTCCACTACCAGCTCCCCCCCCACCCGCAGGGAAAACTGGTCAGCGTGATGAAAGGGAAGATCTTTGATGTCGCGGTCGACCTGCGGAAAAGCTCCGAGACCTTTGGCCAGTGGCACGGCGAAATACTCGATCCCACCAAACAGCTCTACATCCCGGAAGGATTTGCCCACGGCTTTCTTGCGTTGGAAGACGAGACCGATGTCGTCTATAAATGCACCGACTTTTACGATCCGGCCTGTGAAAAGGCAATCGTTTGGAACGATCCGGGTCTTAAGATCAAGTGGCCGCTCGAAGGACTAACCCCGGGCATCTCCGCCAAAGACGCCAGTAGCCCGGCCTTTAAATCAGCCCCGACTTTCAATTAG
- a CDS encoding 2-phospho-L-lactate transferase CofD family protein, with translation MSIYDRRIACVTGGTGFRSVAKALASLYPNPSTVHVIGTADSGRSTRRIRDFFGIPAIGDLRSRCIDLADRRTLGYREITDLLAYRLPNIEDKTALEDEFASIIDGRHPLTSAAYSGNHKFAKIIVANLRRFDDKRKVIELTKGPFDLKQGSIGNFFLTGAYLDFGDISAAIFLYEKLAGVRGRVLPASEAVMHLAVETEDRQVIVGQHIITKTELGSRMQRLFFLDREDPAANEIKPKLSAEAATAIRNADTIVFSMGSFYTSLLSTLHLMGMAEAVRESHALKVFIPNTIEDPEIHGMTTVEMVRRLIETLKGAETEAKDTDYLQVVITGERGKNLNLEAGRRLIPDDTKTLTGLRFEKTPLISEGEQTGYYQPEPLADILAALAK, from the coding sequence ATGTCCATTTATGACCGGCGAATCGCCTGCGTGACGGGTGGAACAGGTTTTCGTTCCGTGGCCAAGGCCCTGGCCTCGCTTTATCCCAACCCTTCGACGGTCCATGTGATCGGCACCGCTGACAGCGGGAGAAGCACCAGGCGGATCAGGGACTTTTTCGGCATTCCGGCAATCGGCGACCTGCGTAGCCGCTGTATCGACCTCGCCGACCGACGGACCCTTGGCTATCGCGAGATCACCGACCTGCTGGCCTATCGTTTGCCCAACATAGAAGATAAAACCGCGCTAGAAGACGAATTCGCTTCAATAATCGACGGCCGTCACCCCTTGACCAGCGCCGCCTACTCCGGCAATCACAAATTTGCCAAAATAATTGTAGCTAACCTAAGACGTTTTGACGACAAGCGAAAGGTCATCGAGTTGACCAAAGGCCCTTTTGACTTAAAGCAAGGGAGTATCGGGAACTTCTTCTTGACCGGAGCTTACCTTGATTTTGGAGACATCAGCGCGGCAATATTTTTATACGAAAAGCTGGCGGGGGTCCGCGGGCGGGTCTTGCCGGCATCTGAAGCGGTCATGCATTTAGCGGTTGAAACGGAAGACCGCCAAGTAATTGTCGGCCAGCACATTATCACCAAGACCGAGCTTGGCTCACGAATGCAACGGCTCTTTTTTCTCGACCGGGAAGACCCGGCCGCCAATGAGATCAAGCCAAAACTTAGCGCTGAAGCGGCAACCGCGATCAGGAACGCGGATACGATCGTCTTTTCCATGGGGAGCTTCTACACCAGCCTTTTATCCACGCTCCATCTGATGGGAATGGCGGAAGCGGTCCGGGAAAGCCACGCCTTGAAAGTTTTTATCCCCAACACGATTGAAGACCCTGAAATTCACGGGATGACGACGGTCGAGATGGTCCGGCGATTAATTGAGACTTTAAAAGGGGCAGAAACCGAAGCCAAGGATACCGATTATTTACAAGTGGTCATCACCGGCGAGCGCGGCAAAAACTTGAACTTAGAAGCCGGGCGAAGACTGATACCCGATGACACGAAGACCTTAACCGGGCTTAGGTTTGAAAAAACGCCCTTGATCTCTGAAGGAGAGCAAACGGGTTATTATCAGCCCGAACCCCTGGCCGACATCTTAGCCGCATTAGCTAAATGA
- the prmC gene encoding peptide chain release factor N(5)-glutamine methyltransferase, translating to MTIAEALAFGLARLSNLEDPRLETEILLAHALQQPATTLISRSEQVIAPASLASFKYFIERRLTHEPTAYIVGYQPFLGLDFKVDKRVLIPRPETELLVEIAIRGLDGKNVEHREQNVERRIVDVGTGSGCIAITLAKNIPGTKITAIERSPSALRLAKENATNLGMIEQVTFLEGDLLSPLKEKVDLIVSNPPYIPTADLAGLDPDVKDWEPIGALDGGNDGLDYIRRLIKEAPDHLNSGGMLLFEFGFGQSEAIKVIFTADNRYSQFELFNDYAGIPRIAKAGIYQPTR from the coding sequence ATGACGATCGCCGAGGCTCTGGCCTTTGGGCTCGCCCGCCTCTCAAACTTAGAAGACCCCCGGCTGGAAACAGAGATTTTATTGGCCCACGCGTTGCAACAACCGGCCACAACCCTTATCTCCCGAAGCGAACAGGTTATCGCTCCGGCATCGCTTGCTTCTTTTAAATATTTTATCGAGCGCCGGCTTACCCATGAACCAACCGCCTATATCGTTGGTTATCAGCCATTTCTCGGCCTCGACTTCAAAGTCGATAAACGGGTCCTGATTCCCCGACCGGAAACGGAACTGTTAGTGGAAATAGCGATTAGGGGATTGGATGGGAAGAACGTAGAACATAGAGAGCAGAACGTGGAACGTAGGATTGTTGACGTGGGGACCGGCAGCGGCTGTATTGCGATTACGTTGGCCAAGAATATTCCGGGGACCAAGATTACCGCGATTGAGCGCTCCCCTTCTGCGTTGCGGCTAGCGAAAGAGAACGCGACAAACTTGGGAATGATCGAGCAGGTTACTTTTCTTGAAGGAGACCTCCTTTCCCCTTTAAAAGAAAAAGTCGACTTGATCGTCTCGAACCCTCCCTACATCCCGACCGCTGATTTAGCCGGCTTAGACCCTGATGTTAAAGATTGGGAACCGATTGGCGCCCTTGATGGCGGCAACGATGGGTTAGATTATATTCGCCGTCTTATTAAAGAAGCCCCCGATCATCTTAATTCGGGTGGGATGTTATTGTTTGAGTTTGGCTTTGGTCAATCAGAAGCGATCAAAGTAATCTTCACAGCCGACAACCGTTACTCGCAATTTGAACTCTTTAATGATTACGCGGGGATACCGAGGATAGCGAAAGCGGGTATCTATCAGCCCACTCGCTAA
- the prfA gene encoding peptide chain release factor 1: MFLDKLANVEKRFIELESSLGNPDIINDRELFSNYAKELSSLREIVEKYREYKLAEKGITEAAALLKDEGMREMAEEEIKRLEKKKQTLVSELEILLIPKDPLDDKNIILEVRAGTGGEEAALFAGELLRMYLRYAERKGWKTEIIDANDTGLGGYKEAIVNILGKGAYSRLKFESGIHRVQRVPKTESSGRVHTSAASVAVLPEVEDVDIHIDEKDVTFEAFRAGGAGGQNVNKVSSAVRVVHLPTGTVVECREERSQLQNRVKAMKLLRSRIYEVEEEKRRKDRESSRRVMVGSGDRSEKIRTYNFPQNRLTDHRIGFTVHQLDQVLDGNLDELIDALSTADRAAKLANAS; encoded by the coding sequence ATGTTCTTAGATAAACTAGCCAATGTTGAAAAAAGATTTATTGAACTGGAAAGCTCTCTGGGCAACCCCGACATCATCAACGACCGCGAACTCTTCTCCAACTACGCCAAGGAATTAAGCTCGCTCCGCGAGATCGTCGAAAAATACCGCGAATATAAACTGGCGGAAAAAGGGATTACCGAAGCCGCGGCCCTGCTCAAAGACGAAGGAATGCGCGAAATGGCCGAAGAAGAGATCAAAAGGCTGGAGAAAAAGAAGCAAACTCTCGTCTCCGAGCTTGAGATCCTGCTGATCCCCAAAGATCCATTGGATGACAAGAACATCATTTTAGAGGTCCGGGCCGGGACCGGCGGCGAAGAAGCCGCCCTCTTTGCCGGAGAGCTCCTCCGCATGTACCTGCGCTACGCCGAACGGAAAGGCTGGAAGACCGAGATCATCGACGCCAACGACACCGGGCTCGGCGGTTACAAGGAGGCGATCGTCAATATCCTGGGTAAAGGGGCTTACAGCCGCCTTAAATTTGAAAGCGGGATCCACCGCGTGCAACGGGTCCCCAAGACCGAATCAAGTGGCCGGGTCCACACCTCCGCCGCCTCGGTCGCCGTCCTCCCCGAAGTCGAGGACGTCGACATCCACATCGACGAAAAAGACGTCACTTTTGAAGCGTTCCGGGCCGGCGGCGCCGGCGGCCAGAACGTCAACAAAGTTTCGTCCGCCGTCCGGGTGGTCCATCTCCCGACCGGGACCGTCGTCGAATGCCGGGAAGAGCGCTCCCAGCTCCAGAACCGGGTCAAAGCGATGAAACTTCTGCGCTCCCGCATCTATGAAGTCGAGGAAGAAAAAAGGCGCAAAGATCGGGAATCGAGCCGCCGCGTCATGGTCGGCAGCGGCGACCGTTCCGAAAAGATCCGGACCTATAATTTCCCGCAGAACCGACTAACCGACCACCGGATCGGCTTTACCGTCCATCAATTGGACCAGGTCTTGGACGGCAACCTGGACGAACTGATCGACGCCCTTTCGACCGCCGACCGGGCGGCCAAACTCGCCAACGCCTCATGA
- the rpmE gene encoding 50S ribosomal protein L31 — protein MKEGIHPKYFDTTAACACGAVFAIGSTKENIKVDMCSHCHPLFTGKQKLVDAEGRVQKFKKKFANVTPRVKKEKKKKESKATAAKKTAAKKVAKKAPAKEK, from the coding sequence ATGAAAGAAGGCATTCACCCAAAGTATTTTGACACCACGGCCGCCTGCGCTTGCGGCGCGGTTTTCGCCATTGGTTCGACCAAAGAGAACATCAAGGTCGACATGTGCTCCCACTGCCACCCGCTCTTCACCGGCAAGCAGAAATTAGTTGATGCCGAAGGCCGCGTCCAGAAGTTCAAGAAGAAGTTCGCCAACGTCACCCCCCGGGTGAAAAAAGAAAAGAAAAAGAAAGAATCCAAAGCGACAGCCGCCAAAAAGACCGCCGCTAAAAAAGTCGCCAAAAAAGCTCCCGCCAAGGAAAAGTAA
- a CDS encoding glycosyltransferase family 2 protein — MKLSVIIGTYNQKAVLRQTLESLFKQTLSPDQYEIQLIDSSSTDETDLMVQELTPPCRFNYRVVPNQGKTYARNLGIKAAAGELIFLTDADMVAKETLLEEHLLAHERKKNASFEGLTINPDGKPYIKAWLFPGARLKWSYFLTGNLSLSKKIIVEAGLFDEQFKGYGWEDIELGYRLHQMKVPLHYLPTAVNYHHHPVSAEGMLERKYQMGRSAALFYRKHPTFGIKMFLGMNPLAMAVYHYLKARPERLARIKSAYLLEEYQYRRGLEEGLREIQ, encoded by the coding sequence ATGAAACTTTCCGTCATTATCGGCACCTACAATCAGAAAGCGGTCCTGCGCCAAACGCTGGAATCGCTTTTCAAACAAACCCTCTCCCCCGACCAATATGAGATCCAGCTCATCGACAGTTCCTCGACCGACGAGACCGACCTGATGGTCCAGGAGCTTACCCCCCCCTGCCGTTTCAATTACCGGGTCGTCCCCAATCAAGGGAAAACTTACGCCCGGAACCTGGGGATCAAAGCGGCGGCGGGCGAGCTAATCTTTTTGACCGACGCCGACATGGTCGCCAAAGAGACCCTGCTCGAAGAGCATCTCCTGGCTCACGAGCGTAAAAAGAACGCCTCCTTCGAAGGCCTCACCATTAACCCGGACGGCAAGCCGTACATTAAAGCCTGGCTCTTCCCAGGCGCCCGCCTGAAGTGGTCCTATTTCCTGACCGGGAACCTCTCGCTCTCTAAAAAGATCATTGTCGAGGCCGGGCTCTTCGACGAACAGTTCAAAGGGTACGGCTGGGAAGATATAGAGCTTGGCTACCGGCTCCACCAAATGAAGGTCCCGCTCCATTACCTCCCGACAGCGGTCAATTATCACCACCACCCGGTCTCCGCCGAAGGGATGCTGGAGCGCAAATACCAGATGGGGCGCTCGGCCGCCCTCTTTTACCGGAAGCACCCGACTTTCGGGATCAAAATGTTCCTGGGGATGAATCCGCTGGCCATGGCAGTCTATCATTACCTCAAAGCCCGGCCGGAGCGGCTCGCCCGGATCAAATCGGCTTACCTGCTCGAGGAATACCAATACCGGCGGGGGTTAGAAGAAGGGTTGCGGGAAATCCAGTAG
- the nikR gene encoding nickel-responsive transcriptional regulator NikR encodes MNKEKVSRFGVSMEPSLLAKFDRLIEEKGYPNRSEAVRDLVRNHLVEKEWEALRGEVVGAVTLVYDHHVRDLSDKLTDLQHDYYKNIITTNHVHLDHHNCLEVIVLKGSSREIKALSEKLISTKGVKHGKLTMTSTGKDL; translated from the coding sequence ATGAACAAGGAAAAAGTCAGCCGTTTCGGGGTTTCGATGGAGCCGAGTTTGCTCGCTAAGTTCGATCGCCTGATCGAAGAGAAGGGCTACCCCAACCGTTCCGAAGCGGTTCGCGACCTGGTCCGCAACCATTTAGTGGAAAAAGAATGGGAAGCTTTGCGCGGGGAAGTAGTGGGAGCGGTGACCCTGGTATACGACCACCATGTCCGCGACCTCTCCGATAAGTTGACTGACCTTCAACATGACTATTATAAGAACATTATTACTACTAACCATGTTCATCTCGACCACCACAATTGCCTTGAAGTTATTGTCTTGAAGGGTTCCAGCCGGGAGATCAAGGCATTGTCGGAGAAGCTGATCAGTACCAAAGGGGTTAAGCACGGTAAACTGACGATGACCTCGACCGGGAAAGATCTCTGA
- a CDS encoding energy-coupling factor ABC transporter permease, giving the protein MHIPDGFLDPKVSSGLVGAAAFVLAFSFAKVRESVTAVVPAAALATAGKKAANLAHGARRVLTGEGERTIYKMGMVAALVFAAQMFNFPIGNGTSGHLIGGVLAAVILGPFAGTIVIAAVLAVQSLFFADGGLLALGANIINMALFGTIIGYYIYYGLKKVAPEWLAIAVAAWLSVPLAAFTCALELGVSGTIPFAVVIPAMVKVHLVIGIAEALITLALINIFRAMLKGEE; this is encoded by the coding sequence ATGCATATTCCAGACGGGTTTCTTGATCCAAAAGTTTCGAGTGGTTTGGTTGGCGCGGCGGCATTTGTTTTAGCTTTCAGTTTTGCTAAGGTGAGGGAGAGCGTAACGGCGGTAGTCCCTGCGGCGGCTTTAGCGACAGCCGGGAAAAAAGCGGCCAATCTAGCCCATGGTGCGCGGCGGGTCCTGACCGGCGAAGGGGAGCGGACGATCTACAAAATGGGGATGGTCGCGGCCCTGGTTTTTGCCGCGCAGATGTTTAACTTTCCGATCGGTAACGGAACTTCCGGCCACTTGATCGGCGGGGTCTTGGCCGCGGTTATCCTGGGCCCGTTTGCCGGAACGATCGTCATTGCCGCTGTCTTGGCGGTCCAATCGCTCTTTTTTGCCGACGGCGGCTTGCTGGCGCTGGGAGCAAATATTATTAATATGGCCTTGTTCGGCACGATCATCGGTTACTACATATATTATGGTTTGAAAAAAGTTGCTCCGGAATGGCTGGCGATCGCGGTTGCCGCTTGGCTCTCGGTCCCATTGGCCGCTTTTACCTGTGCTTTAGAGTTGGGCGTTTCCGGCACGATTCCCTTCGCGGTCGTTATCCCGGCGATGGTTAAGGTCCATCTGGTGATCGGGATTGCGGAAGCGCTGATTACGTTAGCTTTAATTAACATTTTCCGAGCGATGCTGAAAGGCGAAGAATAG
- a CDS encoding PDGLE domain-containing protein yields the protein MKKMLLITVFVAILAAFFASTYPDGLDFVAEKFGFAKKGVERTAPLNGLSTSTAGIAGVLIMLSLFWGSAYVIKKGAIK from the coding sequence GTGAAGAAAATGCTTTTAATTACCGTCTTTGTCGCAATCCTGGCTGCTTTTTTTGCCTCAACCTATCCGGATGGGCTTGATTTTGTGGCGGAAAAATTTGGCTTTGCCAAAAAGGGGGTGGAACGAACCGCGCCGCTAAATGGGCTTTCGACTTCAACCGCCGGGATCGCTGGAGTGCTGATTATGTTGTCTTTGTTTTGGGGGAGCGCTTACGTTATTAAAAAAGGAGCAATCAAATGA
- a CDS encoding outer membrane beta-barrel protein — protein MKKSFLVALILGLMVSASFAGTVNVSGRAGMFSNGSGSSSLMYGVSADYGITENVSVRGAVDRTTYNSGGADVTYMPVSVDLIYHQTFGGMLTPYAGAGLSYNTLTIGSASSSTTGYQGEVGVKFSLGGMTAGVEYRVIFPDASKSYSYTSSSVYIQGGFSQSFKI, from the coding sequence ATGAAAAAGAGTTTTCTGGTCGCTTTGATTTTAGGCTTGATGGTTTCCGCTTCTTTCGCCGGGACGGTCAATGTTTCCGGCCGGGCCGGGATGTTTAGCAACGGTAGCGGTTCGTCGTCGCTGATGTACGGCGTCAGCGCCGATTACGGCATCACGGAGAATGTTTCGGTGCGGGGCGCGGTCGATCGGACTACTTACAACTCTGGCGGCGCAGATGTTACTTATATGCCGGTGTCAGTTGATTTGATTTATCACCAAACATTTGGCGGAATGCTGACCCCTTACGCCGGCGCCGGTTTGAGCTATAACACTTTAACGATTGGCAGCGCGTCAAGTTCCACGACCGGTTATCAGGGAGAAGTAGGCGTTAAGTTTTCCTTGGGCGGCATGACCGCTGGCGTTGAATATCGGGTTATTTTCCCGGATGCCAGCAAGTCTTATTCCTACACCTCGTCTAGCGTCTATATCCAGGGTGGTTTCTCGCAAAGCTTTAAGATCTAA
- the bioA gene encoding adenosylmethionine--8-amino-7-oxononanoate transaminase, translating into MANQWTKALLRKDKRALWHPFTQMKDWQANDQLIIEKGDGVYLYDTEGKKYIDGCSSLWVTVHGHNNQTLNQAIKKQLGQVAHSTLLGLANVPAIELAEQLVKIAPKGLNKVFYSDSGSTAVEIALKIAFQFQQQTGQKQKTKFLTLTNAYHGDTIGSVSVGGIDLFHKIYKPLLFKSIKVTPGDADELEKVLKARHREIAAMIVEPLIQAAAGILMMPKGYLKTVRRLCTKYGVLLIVDEVATGFGRTGKMFACEHEGVAPDLMCVAKGITGGYLPLAATLTTDRIYQAFLGQVEENKTFFHGHTYTGNPLACAAALASLELFRRNKLLANIERNVKLLARELPRFYQLKHVGEIRQCGTMVGIELFEDKKKQTPYPAKTRMGHQVILEARKRGAILRPLGDVIVLMPPQNITQAELRRLIEITYNSIITATTK; encoded by the coding sequence ATGGCAAACCAATGGACCAAAGCCTTATTACGCAAGGATAAGCGGGCGCTCTGGCACCCTTTCACCCAAATGAAAGATTGGCAGGCTAACGACCAACTTATTATCGAAAAAGGTGATGGCGTTTATCTTTACGACACCGAAGGAAAAAAATATATTGACGGCTGTTCCTCACTTTGGGTTACCGTCCACGGTCATAACAATCAAACCCTTAACCAAGCAATCAAGAAACAGCTAGGCCAGGTCGCCCACTCCACCCTTCTTGGCTTAGCCAATGTCCCGGCGATCGAACTCGCAGAACAGTTGGTTAAGATCGCGCCCAAGGGGTTAAATAAAGTTTTTTATTCCGACAGCGGCTCGACTGCGGTCGAGATCGCCCTCAAGATCGCCTTTCAGTTTCAGCAACAAACCGGCCAAAAGCAAAAAACTAAGTTTCTAACCTTGACCAATGCCTACCACGGCGACACGATCGGCTCGGTCTCGGTCGGCGGGATCGATCTCTTCCACAAGATCTACAAGCCGCTCCTCTTCAAATCGATCAAAGTCACGCCGGGAGACGCGGACGAGCTGGAAAAAGTCCTTAAGGCGAGACACCGGGAGATCGCGGCGATGATCGTCGAGCCGCTCATCCAGGCGGCGGCGGGGATCTTGATGATGCCTAAAGGGTATCTCAAAACGGTCCGCCGGCTCTGCACAAAATACGGCGTTTTACTGATCGTCGACGAAGTCGCGACCGGTTTTGGCCGGACCGGCAAGATGTTCGCCTGCGAGCACGAAGGGGTTGCCCCCGACCTGATGTGCGTCGCGAAAGGGATTACCGGCGGCTATTTACCGCTGGCGGCAACGCTCACAACCGATCGGATCTATCAGGCCTTTCTCGGCCAAGTTGAAGAGAACAAAACCTTTTTCCACGGCCACACCTATACCGGCAATCCCCTCGCCTGCGCCGCCGCTCTTGCTTCGCTGGAACTGTTTCGACGGAATAAGCTGCTCGCTAATATTGAACGGAACGTTAAATTGCTGGCACGGGAATTACCACGCTTTTATCAACTGAAGCACGTCGGTGAGATCCGCCAATGCGGCACCATGGTCGGGATCGAACTATTCGAAGACAAAAAGAAGCAGACTCCCTATCCGGCTAAAACCAGAATGGGACACCAGGTAATTCTGGAAGCGAGAAAAAGAGGGGCAATCCTTAGGCCTCTCGGCGACGTCATCGTCTTGATGCCGCCGCAAAACATCACCCAGGCTGAATTGAGAAGGCTGATCGAGATTACATACAATTCAATAATAACGGCTACAACCAAATAA
- a CDS encoding radical SAM protein, protein MSLTNCRLCGHRCEVDRLAGQLGICRAGSKPEVSSFCLHHGEEPVLSGAKGSGTIFFTHCSLRCVFCQNYQISQGTRNDRKKKEEEGVAGIMLELQRQGAENINLVSPTHYGPQIIETLKQARAQGLKLPIVWNSSGYDSLELLESLDGLIDIYLPDFKYGDDAAALKYSGKSVIWKSAMTAWLGKG, encoded by the coding sequence ATGAGCTTAACTAATTGCCGTCTTTGCGGACACCGCTGCGAGGTTGACCGGCTGGCCGGCCAGCTGGGGATCTGCCGGGCCGGGAGCAAACCTGAAGTTTCTTCTTTTTGCCTCCACCACGGGGAAGAACCGGTCCTCTCCGGCGCCAAAGGATCGGGGACGATTTTTTTTACCCACTGTAGTTTACGCTGTGTTTTTTGCCAGAATTATCAGATCAGCCAGGGGACAAGGAATGACAGGAAAAAAAAGGAGGAGGAGGGAGTAGCAGGGATAATGTTGGAATTGCAACGGCAGGGAGCAGAAAATATCAACCTGGTTTCTCCAACTCATTACGGTCCGCAGATCATTGAAACCTTAAAGCAGGCGCGCGCTCAAGGATTGAAACTGCCGATCGTCTGGAACTCCAGCGGGTATGACAGCCTGGAATTATTGGAGTCGCTTGACGGGCTGATCGATATTTATCTTCCCGATTTTAAATATGGCGACGACGCGGCCGCTTTGAAATATTCCGGCAAGTCGGTAATCTGGAAATCGGCGATGACGGCTTGGCTAGGAAAGGGTTGA